Proteins encoded by one window of Antechinus flavipes isolate AdamAnt ecotype Samford, QLD, Australia chromosome 4, AdamAnt_v2, whole genome shotgun sequence:
- the CRIP3 gene encoding cysteine-rich protein 3 isoform X2 → MSWTCPRCQQPVFFAEKVSSLGQNWHRFCLKCERCHNVLAAGGHAEHNGKPYCHKPCYAVLFGPRGIKIGGVGSYMEEPPHPPAPITTMPLTTGSFSPPRSRTGLPQAKRARRSPTQVKTYAGETSLCPGCGNPVYFAEKVMSLGRNWHRPCLRCQRCRKTLTAGSHAEV, encoded by the exons ATGAGCTGGACGTGCCCGCGCTGCCAGCAGCCCGTGTTCTTCG CTGAGAAGGTGAGCTCCCTGGGTCAGAACTGGCATCGATTCTGCCTGAAATGTGAGCGCTGTCACAATGTCCTAGCTGCGGGTGGACACGCTGAG CATAATGGAAAACCATATTGTCACAAACCATGTTATGCAGTCCTCTTTGGACCCCGGG GAATCAAGATTGGTGGAGTGGGCTCCTACATGGAAGAACCCCCCCATCCTCCAGCTCCCATCACCACCATGCCTTTGACCACTGGAAGCTTCAGTCCACCCAGGAGCAGGACAGGCCTCCCTCAGGCCAAGAGGGCGAGGAGGA GCCCAACACAGGTGAAGACGTATGCCGGTGAGACCTCCCTGTGTCCTGGCTGTGGGAACCCCGTTTACTTTG CTGAGAAGGTGATGTCCCTGGGCAGGAACTGGCATCGGCCCTGTCTCCGATGCCAGCGCTGCCGCAAAACCCTAACAGCGGGGAGCCACGCCGAG GTGTGA
- the CRIP3 gene encoding cysteine-rich protein 3 isoform X1 — MSWTCPRCQQPVFFAEKVSSLGQNWHRFCLKCERCHNVLAAGGHAEHNGKPYCHKPCYAVLFGPRGIKIGGVGSYMEEPPHPPAPITTMPLTTGSFSPPRSRTGLPQAKRARRSPTQVKTYAGETSLCPGCGNPVYFAEKVMSLGRNWHRPCLRCQRCRKTLTAGSHAEHDGFPYCHIPCYGYLFGPKGVNIGDVGCYIYDSIELKSD; from the exons ATGAGCTGGACGTGCCCGCGCTGCCAGCAGCCCGTGTTCTTCG CTGAGAAGGTGAGCTCCCTGGGTCAGAACTGGCATCGATTCTGCCTGAAATGTGAGCGCTGTCACAATGTCCTAGCTGCGGGTGGACACGCTGAG CATAATGGAAAACCATATTGTCACAAACCATGTTATGCAGTCCTCTTTGGACCCCGGG GAATCAAGATTGGTGGAGTGGGCTCCTACATGGAAGAACCCCCCCATCCTCCAGCTCCCATCACCACCATGCCTTTGACCACTGGAAGCTTCAGTCCACCCAGGAGCAGGACAGGCCTCCCTCAGGCCAAGAGGGCGAGGAGGA GCCCAACACAGGTGAAGACGTATGCCGGTGAGACCTCCCTGTGTCCTGGCTGTGGGAACCCCGTTTACTTTG CTGAGAAGGTGATGTCCCTGGGCAGGAACTGGCATCGGCCCTGTCTCCGATGCCAGCGCTGCCGCAAAACCCTAACAGCGGGGAGCCACGCCGAG CATGATGGTTTCCCGTACTGCCACATCCCTTGCTACGGATACCTGTTTGGGCCCAAAG GTGTGAACATTGGTGACGTCGGCTGCTACATCTATGACTCCATAGAGTTGAAATCTGACTGA